TGGGACAGCATGGCCACCGCGGACTGCGACAGGATCTGCTGGCGCACGAACTCGGTCATCTCGGAGGCGACGTCCACGTCGGAGATGCGCGACTCGGCGGCTTGCAGGTTCTCGGCCTGGATCTGCAGGTTGGAGACGGTGTTCTCCAGGCGGTTCTGCAGG
The window above is part of the Desulfocurvibacter africanus subsp. africanus DSM 2603 genome. Proteins encoded here:
- a CDS encoding flagellin, translated to LQNRLENTVSNLQIQAENLQAAESRISDVDVASEMTEFVRQQILSQSAVAMLSQANSLPRMAMQLIGG